A single Lactuca sativa cultivar Salinas chromosome 8, Lsat_Salinas_v11, whole genome shotgun sequence DNA region contains:
- the LOC128127747 gene encoding disease resistance protein Roq1-like: MASSSSSPAFSSQSWNHDVFLSFRGEDTRKTFVDHLYTALVQKGIYTYKDDETLPRGELINPSLMKAIEESQIGVIVFSENYADSSWCLDELAHIMKCKDTRGQIVIPIFYGVDPSEVRKQKQKYGEAFVKHELENKTKVESWRKALVDASNISGWEPKHIANGHESKVIIEIVEKISHRLQLVSPSTNTNLIGIASRVQSLKLKLQIGSGGVRMIGIWGVGGGGKTTLASSVYEEISRKFDGCCFLENIREKSSKKGLEELQQKILYGVLREKIVQVERVEEGKHMIKHRLCCRKVLIVLDDVDQLDQLKALAGSHDWFGEGSRIIITTRDVHVISTTAPRVDEIHNISLLNDDEAMELFCKHAPCGHKHKKDYELLSKSVVSYAGGLPLALTVLGCFLCGKDINEWRSAIARLKEIPDTNIVEKLQISFDGLTPVEKELFLDIACFFRGWYKNGRIMAMLDACGFYPVIGIKVLLEKALITISDGRFDMHDLLQEMERYIVRGEHPENPEKHSRIWKEEDVLKICAMDATKELDMIKAVRFECNSHDLVELPSVANLKNLRWIDWRGDLASPFPTNFPPENLCCLILDDISKKRLWRGYKILIEFQNLERLILRGCQRLKKIHPSIGNLERLIFLSIEFCSGLKIFPPIKQLKKLETLLLSNCPELFNLSGIQQKKNGLLHLHSNINGKEVASYKKYSSNFVITCWTCGDTKIRNPVEDLIDVEECCLEEPCLPRNNNTVLRFLPRGLRKLNLRYCNLRDKDIDSAVWEFPNLEELNLRGNKFSRLNFSRWRLPQLKWLDVSWCQLLVELWELPSSIAVVIADYCFSLESFGDISNCKWLWKVSLCGGNKLGPLVGDILLDSMLQGNALEDHFISVNLGYQMIPRGYVGRLFKGTKFTLHLPYDWYKDFYGGHLCGLAANSYIGGELVPWGSKGDEVKTTDCSELFWDKENEDGSNTFTIRQHDSKSSVEILWQPYYTHIGVTPEEKFYLARERFRSQKMKFRS, from the exons AtggcatcttcatcatcatctccgGCCTTTTCTTCTCAATCATGGAATCATGATGTTTTCCTAAGTTTTAGAGGAGAAGATACTCGCAAGACGTTTGTGGATCATCTCTACACAGCTCTTGTACAAAAAGGGATATACACTTACAAAGACGACGAGACACTTCCTCGGGGCGAATTGATCAATCCTTCTCTTATGAAGGCTATAGAAGAGTCACAGATTGGCGTCATCGTATTCTCTGAAAACTATGCAGATTCTTCATGGTGCTTAGATGAACTTGCACATATCATGAAATGCAAAGATACGAGAGGCCAAATAGTTATACCCATATTTTATGGCGTTGATCCATCTGAAGTtcgaaaacagaaacaaaaatatggaGAAGCATTTGTTAAGCATGAGTTGGAGAACAAAACAAAGGTTGAATCATGGAGAAAAGCACTTGTGGATGCAAGTAACATTTCTGGATGGGAACCAAAGCACATTGCCAACGG GCATGAATCAAAGGTTATCATAGAAATTGTTGAAAAAATTTCACATAGGTTGCAGCTAGTAAGTCCAAGCACAAATACCAACCTTATTGGAATAGCGTCTCGTGTGCAAAGTTTAAAATTGAAGTTACAAATTGGTTCAGGTGGTGTGCGGATGATTGGAATATGGGGTGTTGGAGGTGGTGGTAAGACTACTCTTGCATCTTCTGTTTATGAGGAAATATCTAGAAAGTTTGATGGTTGTTGCTTTCTAGAAAATATCCGGGAGAAATCAAGTAAGAAAGGGTTAGAAGAATTGCAACAAAAAATTCTTTATGGTGTTTTGAGAGAGAAGATAGTGCAGGTAGAGAGAGTTGAGGAAGGAAAACACATGATAAAACATAGGTTATGCTGTAGAAAGGTGCTGATTGTTCTTGATGATGTTGATCAGCTTGACCAATTAAAAGCTTTAGCTGGATCACATGATTGGTTCGGTGAAGGAAGCCGAATAATAATCACAACAAGAGATGTACATGTAATATCAACTACTGCGCCCAGAGTAGATGAGATACACAATATTAGCTTGTTAAACGATGATGAGgctatggagctcttttgcaAGCATGCACCATGTGGTCACAAACATAAAAAAGATTATGAGCTGCTTTCAAAAAGTGTGGTTTCTTATGCTGGTGGACTCCCATTAGCACTTACagttcttggttgttttctatGTGGAAAAGACATTAATGAGTGGAGGAGTGCAATAGCCAGATTGAAAGAGATCCCAGATACAAATATTGTGGAAAAGCTACAGATCAGCTTTGATGGACTTACACCGGTTGAGAAAGAGTTGTTTCTTGATATTGCATGCTTCTTCAGAGGTTGGTATAAAAATGGAAGGATAATGGCAATGCTTGATGCTTGTGGTTTTTACCCTGTTATAGGCATAAAGGTGTTGTTAGAAAAGGCGCTCATAACAATTTCAGATGGAAGGTTTGATATGCATGATCTGTTGCAAGAAATGGAACGCTACATTGTTAGAGGGGAACACCCTGAGAATCCAGAAAAACATAGTAGAATTTGGAAGGAGGAAGATGTTCTAAAAATTTGTGCTATGGATGCGACGAAG GAACTTGACATGATTAAAGCAGTAAGATTTGAATGCAATAGCCATGATCTAGTAGAACTTCCTTCGGTTGCAAACCTGAAAAACCTTCGGTGGATTGATTGGAGAGGTGATCTTGCAAGTCCATTTCCTACTAACTTTCCACCAGAGAACCTTTGTTGTCTGATATTGGATGACATCTCGAAGAAACGACTTTGGAGGGGTTATAAG ATTTTGATAGAATTCCAAAATCTTGAAAGACTCATTCTTCGTGGATGCCAGCGTTTAAAAAAGATTCATCCATCGATTGGAAACTTGGAAAGGCTCATTTTCCTGTCTATAGAATTTTGTTCTGGTCTTAAGATATTTCCACCGATTAAGCAACTAAAGAAACTCGAGACCCTTTTATTATCAAATTGCCCCGAACTTTTTAATCTCTCAGGGATCCAACAGAAAAAGAACGGTTTACTGCATCTTCATTCGAATATTAATGGGAAAGAAGTTGCATCCTACAAAAAGTATTCTTCAAACTTTGTCATTACTTGTTGGACGTGTGGTGACACAAAAATTAGAAACCCAGTAGAGGACCTGATTGATGTAGAAGAATGTTGTTTAGAGGAGCCTTGTTTACCTCGCAACAACAATACAGTGTTACGGTTTCTTCCCAGAGGGTTAAGAAAGTTAAATCTCCGGTACTGCAATCTGAGAGATAAAGACATTGACTCTGCTGTTTGGGAGTTTCCCAACTTGGAAGAACTCAATCTAAGAGGAAATAAGTTTTCAAGATTAAATTTTAGTCGATGGCGACTTCCTCAGCTCAAATGGCTAGACGTGTCATGGTGCCAATTACTTGTAGAATTGTGGGAGCTGCCATCAAGTATAGCTGTTGTTATAGCGGATTATTGTTTCTCACTTGAAAGCTTTGGAGATATTTCAAACTGTAAGTGGTTGTGGAAAGTCTCATTGTGTGGGGGCAACAAACTTGGTCCACTTGTTGGTGACATATTACTAGACTCCATGCTCCAG GGAAATGCTCTTGAAGATCACTTTATCAGTGTCAATCTTGGATATCAGATGATTCCAAGGGGGTATGTTGGTAGGCTGTTTAAGGGGACAAAATTTACATTGCATCTTCCATATGATTGGTACAAAGACTTTT ACGGAGGGCATCTGTGTGGTTTAGCAGCTAACAGTTATATTGGAGGTGAGCTTGTTCCTTGGGGAAGTAAAGGGGATGAGGTGAAAACAACAGATTGCTCGGAATTATTTTGGGACAAGGAAAATGAAGATGGTTCAAACACATTTACAATCCGACAACATGATTCAAAGTCTTCCGTTGAGATCTTATGGCAGCCTTACTACACACATATCGGTGTTACACCGGAAGAAAAATTCTATTTAGCTAGGGAAAGATTCCGTAGCCAAAAGATGAAATTCCGTAGCTAA